A genomic region of Papaver somniferum cultivar HN1 chromosome 7, ASM357369v1, whole genome shotgun sequence contains the following coding sequences:
- the LOC113296089 gene encoding uncharacterized protein LOC113296089 — protein sequence MQNDFAARKLRNMGFPCTANVPCIGRSDGLVLAWKKEIDLTIVSTSNKGIYVTTKYVIHSKTYHIYFIYGEPNSALRQAFWENQCLLPHIPVDEPAFFIGDFNALPSPEDKNGDLEVDDTDFFNFRNFCNVFDLHDPGFSVPRFTWSNMQQGPDLILERHDRCLINPYAELPFYFMAMWMEDPTCRNIIANAWNNIGTYFVDYFRNLYSSQPQQFQDEDSENLPVKLSHENNSLLNISLTAEEIKNYVFQMGGKKAPGLDGFTCLFYLKNWDIVGEAVIDMSQTCFRTCHLSKVFNTTNIALRIKVPLAESVSQYRPISLCNFINKILSKILANRLKPLMDNIISQNQSALSPKKSISDNILLANEAVCAVNHHKKKEGIDAIKLDMYKAYDNPTGLIKPESGLRQGYPLSLYLYIICSEALSAYIDTLTTTDKDLKTIQDYLQKYCLASEQEINFDKSGILFSKKLPATLTNHLSNILDIHNRYLVEKYLGKPIDFHASKIQTHMGILQVVDARITSWLHRLLSQASRTTLVKHVGRVIPLYQMGVFLIPKYLCKKMDSHLCQFWWGEILDPKDRKLHLLGWDALCSPKSEGGLGFRKYEPNNLAMLARNAWKIIENPDCLVGIVLKARYFHKTDFLNVACHADCSWTWRCLHTIKEIIKPFVSWIIGDASRNVLPAKTVLQTRMPMHSVTFNRCSDPHESIMRALVMFPFSIHVWNLNAFCANTSVFSSSSMIDWLIFWLVDLKSRIPTDRHCMLVVVMWSLWTSINNLVFRNLQENHVAIIHRAKDMLLTVKTRIQNPPCHTISFSDHWIPPTFGWIKCNTDGAYDDITKDNGAGYVMRDLSSKASFCAFIVFDVESSKEAEVELSGLC from the exons ATGCAAAATGATTTTGCTGCTAGAAAACTGAGGAATATGGGCTTCCCTTGTACTGCTAATGTGCCATGTATTGGAAGGAGTGATGGTCTTGTGCTAGCTTGGAAGAAGGAAATCGACCTTACTATTGTTTCCACTAGTAATAAAGGCATCTATGTCACTACTAAATATGTCATACATTCCAAAACTTATCACATTTATTTCATATATGGAGAACCTAATAGTGCCTTAAGACAAGCCTTCTGGGAAAACCAATGCCTTTTACCACATATACCAGTAGATGAACCAGCTTTCTTTATAGGTGATTTTAATGCTCTCCCAAGCCCTGAGGATAAAAATGGTGATCTAGAGGTTGATGAcactgatttttttaattttaggaaTTTCTGTAATGTTTTTGACCTACATGATCCTGGTTTCTCTGTCCCTAGGTTTACTTGGTCGaatatgcaacaaggtcctgatCTCATTCTTGAAAGACATGATAGGTGTCTCATTAATCCCTATGCTGAGCT ACCTTTCTATTTCATGGCCATGTGGATGGAGGATCCTACTTGCAGGAATATTATAGCTAATGCTTG GAATAACATAGGTACTTATTTTGTGGATTACTTTAGAAATCTATACTCCTCCCAACCTCAGCAATTTCAAGATGAAGATTCAGAAAACTTACCAGTCAAATTATCCCATGAGAATAACTCTTTGTTAAATATCTCTCTCACTGCTgaggaaataaaaaattatgtctttcaaATGGGTGGTAAAAAGGCTCCTGGCCTTGATGGCTTCACATGCTTGTTCTACCTGAAAAACTGGGATATTGTTGGAGAAGCTGTTATTGACATGTCCCAAACCTGTTTTAGAACTTGTCATTTATCAAAAGTCTTCAATACCACAAATATTGCTTTAAGGATTAAGGTCCCTCTGGCTGAATCAGTTTCCCAATATAGGCCCATTAGCTTATGtaatttcatcaataaaatcCTATCTAAAATCCTGGCCAATAGACTCAAACCTTTGATGGATAACATCATATCTCAAAATCAAAGTGCATTGTCCCCAAAAAAAAGTATATCTGACAATATCCTGCTAGCCAATGAGGCTGTCTGTGCTGTCAACCATCATAAAAAGAAGGAGGGCATTGATGCTATCAAACTTGATATGTACAAAGCTTATGATAA TCCTACTGGACTTATCAAACCTGAGAGCGGCCTGAGACAGGGATatcctctctctctctatctttaTATCATCTGTTCTGAAGCTTTATCTGCTTATATTGATACTTTGACCA CTACTGACAAAGACTTAAAAACTATTCAAGACTATCTTCAAAAGTATTGTTTAGCTTCTGAACAAGAAATCAACTTTGATAAATCTGGTATCTTGTTTAGTAAAAAGTTGCCTGCAACTCTTACGAACCATTTGTCTAATATTCTGGATATCCATAACAGATATCTAGTGGAGAAGTATCTTGGCAAACCTATAGATTTTCATGCCTCTAAGATCCAgacccatatgggtattctccaagttGTAGATGCTAGGATTACCTCTTGGCTTCATAGACTGTTATCTCAGGCTTCTAGAACTACCTTGGTTAAGCATGTTGGTCGGGTCATTCCTCTATACCAAATGGGTGTGTTTCTTATCCCCAAGTACCTTTGCAAAAAGATGGATTCTCACCTTTGTCAATTCTGGTGGGGAGAGATTCTTGATCCTAAGGATAGGAAACTACACCTTTTAGGATGGGATGCTTTGTGCTCTCCTAAGTCTGAAGGTGGTCTTGGTTTTAGGAAATATGAACCTAATAACTTGGCTATGTTAGCTAGAAATGCGTGGAAAATCATAGAGAACCCTGACTGCCTTGTAGGTATTGTGCTGAAAGCTCGTTATTTTCATAAGACTGACTTTCTTAATGTTGCTTGTCATGCTGATTGCTCCTGGACTTGGAGATGCCTCCATACCATTAAAGAAATTATTAAACCCTTTGTTTCTTGGATTATTGGGGATG CTTCTAGAAATGTTCTACCTGCTAAAACTGTTCTTCAAACTCGAATGCCTATGCACTCTGTTACCTTTAATAGATGCTCTGATCCTCATGAATCTATTATGCGTGCTCTTGTTATGTTCCCTTTTTCTATCCATGTTTGGAATCTCAATGCCTTTTGTGCTAATACTTCTGTTTTTTCTTCGAGTTCTATGATTGATTGGTTAATTTTTTGGTTGGTTGACCTTAAATCTAGAATTCCTACTGATAGACATTGCATGCTTGTTGTTGTCATGTGGTCTTTATGGACTAGTATAAACAATTTAGTCTTTAGAAACCTTCAGGAAAATCATGTTGCTATCATCCATAGAGCTAAGGATATGCTCCTCACTGTTAAAACCAGAATCCAAAACCCACCTTGTCATACCATTTCTTTTAGTGACCACTGGATTCCCCCTACTTTTGGCTGGATTAAATGTAACACTGATGGTGCTTATGATGACATTACTAAGGATAATGGTGCAGGCTATGTGATGAGGGATTTATCCAGCAAGGCTTCTTTCTGTGCTTTTATTGTCTTTGATGTGGAATCTTCTAAAGAGGCTGAAGTAGAGCTATCTGGACTGTGTTGA